A part of Rhinoderma darwinii isolate aRhiDar2 chromosome 1, aRhiDar2.hap1, whole genome shotgun sequence genomic DNA contains:
- the LOC142664142 gene encoding uncharacterized protein LOC142664142 yields the protein MEEWEYLEGHKDLYEEVMMKNYRPRTSQDGSSRRNPPERCPSPLYSQDCPEENHNVPENHQGEDLTNIKVEDEEEERVRGDQPCKSEVEEEIPGGVTTENPTKNWDKVEDEDMQQSSGKNVITLNVHPGLHSTDLSYNFTNHEEPSPDQSQIVTTGTAQNGGKSFQCGKQVTKILGLYKHRRIHSAEKPYSCSECGKCFITKHKLTIHHRIHTGEKPYSCSECGKCFTEKSHLVRHERIHTGEKPYSCSECGKCFTDKSNYVRHERSHTREKPYSCSECGKCFITKSKLRIHQRCHTGVKPNLCSECGKCFTDKSSLVIHERSHTGEMPYSCSECGKCFTTKGNLRAHQRSHTGDFN from the exons atggaggagtgggagtatctagaaggacacaaggatctgtacgaggaggtcatgatgaagaactaccggccgcgcacatcacaag atggatccagtagaagaaatccaccagagagatgtcccagtcctctgtattcccaggactgtccagaggaaaatcacaatgtcccagagaatcatcag ggggaagatctgactaatattaaagtggaggatgaagaagaagagcgggtgaggggcgatcaaccgtgtaagagtgaagtggaggaggaaattccaggaggtgttaccacag aaaatcccactAAGAACTGggataaagtagaagatgaagatatgcagcagtcttcaggaaaaaatgtcattacccttaatgtacatccaggGCTTCATAGTACAGATCTATCATATAATTTCACTAATCATGAGgaaccttctcctgaccaatcacagattgttaccacagGAACAGCTCAGAATGGGGGTAAAAGCTTTCAATGTGGTAAACAGGTCACAAAAATCTTAGGTCTATATAAGCACAGAAGAATTCACTCAGCGGAGAAGCCATAttcgtgttcagaatgtggaaaatgtttcatTACTAAACATAAACTCACGATTCATcatagaattcacacaggagagaagccgtattcatgctcagaatgtgggaaatgttttacagaaaaatcacatcttgttagacatgagagaattcacacaggagaaaaaccttattcatgttcagaatgtggaaaatgttttacagataaatcaaattatgttagacatgagagaagtcacacaagagagaagccgtattcatgttcagaatgtgggaaatgtttcatTACTAAATCTAAACTTAGGATTCATCAGAGATGTCACACAGGGGTGAAGCCGAATTTATGTtccgaatgtgggaaatgttttacagataaatcaagtcttgttatacatgagagaagtcacacaggagagatgccatattcatgttcagaatgtgggaaatgttttactactaaagGCAATCTTAGGgctcatcagagaagtcacacaggggactTTAATTAA